The following coding sequences lie in one Deinococcus malanensis genomic window:
- a CDS encoding winged helix-turn-helix domain-containing protein produces the protein MVVPDAPQDARFHDNPLVTGHPGVRFYAGAPLVTPDGHQLGSFCIISYDARSKFTNEDAQRLGDFAALAIDELEWRLDRIRLGTQLQASTRIVSELKHATSLLRVHEAVTDLAIHPLSVTEYLDGLGPLLHESVQVDLLSLRLPEPDGEVRWTIPPAVTDQPLPLPSTDYPARPLFMDAFAGIQRVPGSLQGSGSGPVAWFPLVTRSGEPALLTVVRLERRPWQREERTLLQATAHAVQAVLNRQQESRGRESAFPAGPLAPGYRGTHDEAVRARPASSLMNEAELAATADLGSSAVGLASGRFNFRDVEFHLVQRCVRVGQQQVDLTRQEGQLFEILMSHPEVVVPRRLLERSLGREDSDSTALVNVHMSHLRRKLRGLSDRVTISTERGWGYVLQEVQNAVPE, from the coding sequence ATGGTCGTTCCTGACGCTCCGCAGGACGCCCGCTTTCATGACAATCCCCTGGTCACGGGTCACCCGGGCGTCCGGTTTTACGCGGGCGCACCCCTGGTCACTCCGGACGGGCATCAACTCGGCTCGTTCTGCATCATCAGCTATGACGCCCGCAGTAAATTCACCAATGAAGATGCCCAGCGGTTGGGTGACTTCGCGGCCCTGGCGATAGATGAACTGGAGTGGCGTCTTGACCGGATCCGGCTCGGCACCCAGCTGCAGGCCAGCACGCGGATAGTGAGTGAACTCAAACACGCGACCAGCCTCCTGAGGGTGCATGAGGCTGTCACAGACCTCGCGATTCACCCGCTGAGCGTCACCGAGTACCTGGACGGGCTCGGCCCGCTCCTGCATGAGAGCGTGCAGGTGGACCTGCTGAGCCTCCGCCTGCCGGAGCCTGACGGTGAAGTGCGCTGGACCATACCCCCAGCCGTCACGGACCAGCCTCTGCCGTTGCCTTCAACTGACTACCCTGCCAGGCCGTTGTTCATGGATGCTTTCGCCGGCATACAGCGGGTGCCGGGGTCCCTGCAAGGTTCGGGCTCCGGTCCTGTAGCGTGGTTCCCGCTCGTGACGCGATCAGGGGAACCGGCACTGCTCACGGTGGTGCGTCTCGAACGTCGCCCGTGGCAGCGGGAGGAGCGCACCCTCCTGCAGGCGACAGCCCATGCGGTTCAAGCGGTGCTGAACCGTCAACAGGAGTCCCGGGGTCGCGAGTCAGCTTTCCCGGCAGGTCCTCTGGCACCCGGGTACCGCGGCACCCATGACGAGGCCGTGAGAGCACGTCCAGCCTCCAGTCTTATGAATGAGGCTGAACTGGCCGCGACGGCTGACCTTGGGTCTAGTGCGGTCGGACTCGCCTCAGGGCGGTTCAACTTCAGGGACGTGGAATTTCACCTGGTTCAGCGGTGCGTGCGAGTGGGTCAGCAGCAGGTGGACCTGACACGACAGGAAGGCCAGCTGTTCGAAATTCTGATGTCTCACCCGGAAGTGGTCGTGCCCCGACGGCTTCTCGAGCGTTCCCTGGGGAGGGAGGATTCGGATTCAACCGCGCTGGTCAACGTTCACATGAGTCACCTGCGTCGGAAGCTGAGAGGGTTGTCGGACCGGGTCACCATCAGCACGGAACGGGGATGGGGGTACGTGCTTCAGGAAGTCCAGAACGCTGTACCGGAATAA
- a CDS encoding ABC transporter ATP-binding protein encodes MMSRSSRMASSARDPSSPRVKRDPKQLARLLAYARPYRGMFLLGLVATLLSSGLNLVFPLLFGQLIDASFLRVGSTDTGLLDRTVVALLGIFALSSLFGAVQSYLLSRVGVSVVADLRRSLFAHLLTLSPRFFAEHKTGDLTSRLTADVGTVQTVTSTALAQLAAQVVSLIGAGTLLVLTSPRLSLLTLAVIPLVIGIAVMIGRRIRKVSREVQDRVAEANASAEEAISGVRVVQSFTAEDIERGRYGQGVLASFLAALRRARLQALMGGTMSFLTFGALAVMLWFGGRQVMAGDLTPGNLVTFLIYALQVGGTVAALTGISNQFQEALGASGRIFELLDERSDLPETTAPVPLPRAQGSVAFDRVTFGYGGAPILRRLNFDVPAGQVVALVGPSGAGKTTLVNLISRFWDVSEGALLVDGHDVRAYALRDLRTQVGLVPQETLLFSGSIEDNIRYGHPGASPAEVMAAARAANAHTFVQDFPQGYATLVGERGVKLSGGQRQRVAIARALLKNPRILILDEATSALDNESEALVQEALEMLMQGRTTFIIAHRLSTIRNAERILVLNAGEIVEDGTHTELMKADGLYRELYELQYRKEQVARAELV; translated from the coding sequence ATGATGTCGCGCTCTTCCCGCATGGCTTCGTCTGCCCGCGATCCGAGCTCGCCGCGCGTCAAGCGTGACCCGAAACAGCTCGCGCGGCTGCTCGCCTACGCGCGGCCCTACCGCGGGATGTTCCTGCTGGGGCTGGTTGCCACGCTGCTCTCCAGCGGCCTGAATCTTGTATTTCCGCTGCTATTCGGGCAGCTGATCGACGCGTCTTTTCTGCGGGTGGGGAGCACCGACACCGGGCTGCTCGACCGCACTGTGGTGGCCCTGCTGGGCATTTTCGCGTTGTCCTCTCTGTTCGGTGCAGTACAGTCGTACCTGCTGTCCAGAGTGGGAGTAAGCGTGGTGGCCGACCTGCGCAGAAGCCTGTTTGCGCACCTGCTGACCCTCTCGCCACGGTTCTTTGCAGAGCACAAGACCGGCGACCTGACCAGCAGGCTAACCGCCGACGTGGGTACGGTGCAGACTGTGACCAGCACGGCGCTCGCGCAACTTGCCGCGCAGGTCGTGAGCCTGATCGGCGCGGGTACATTACTGGTGCTGACCAGCCCGCGCCTGAGCCTGCTGACGCTGGCAGTGATCCCATTGGTGATCGGAATCGCGGTCATGATAGGGCGCCGCATCCGCAAAGTCAGCCGGGAAGTGCAGGACCGGGTGGCCGAAGCCAACGCCAGCGCCGAGGAAGCCATCAGTGGTGTGCGCGTCGTGCAGAGCTTCACGGCCGAAGACATCGAACGCGGCCGATACGGCCAGGGCGTGCTCGCCTCCTTCCTGGCGGCACTGCGACGGGCCCGGCTTCAGGCGTTGATGGGCGGCACCATGAGCTTTCTGACCTTCGGTGCGCTGGCGGTCATGCTGTGGTTCGGCGGACGCCAGGTCATGGCGGGTGACCTCACGCCAGGCAACCTCGTCACGTTTCTGATCTATGCCCTTCAGGTCGGCGGGACGGTAGCAGCACTGACCGGTATTTCCAACCAGTTTCAGGAGGCACTCGGAGCTTCAGGCCGCATCTTCGAACTCCTCGACGAGCGCAGCGACCTCCCGGAGACGACCGCGCCTGTCCCACTGCCCCGTGCCCAGGGCAGTGTCGCCTTCGACCGCGTGACCTTCGGTTACGGCGGGGCGCCGATCCTGCGCCGGCTGAATTTCGATGTGCCCGCTGGACAGGTGGTTGCGCTGGTCGGGCCCAGTGGCGCAGGCAAGACGACACTGGTCAACCTGATTTCGCGCTTCTGGGACGTGAGCGAAGGAGCGCTGCTGGTTGACGGGCACGATGTGCGTGCGTATGCCCTGCGCGACCTGCGGACGCAGGTGGGGCTAGTGCCGCAGGAGACGCTGCTGTTTTCTGGCAGTATCGAGGACAACATCCGCTACGGGCATCCGGGCGCCAGCCCGGCAGAGGTTATGGCGGCAGCCCGAGCCGCGAACGCCCACACCTTTGTTCAGGATTTCCCGCAGGGGTATGCGACCCTCGTAGGTGAGCGCGGCGTCAAGCTCAGCGGCGGCCAGCGGCAGCGGGTGGCGATTGCCCGCGCGCTGCTGAAGAACCCGCGCATTCTGATTCTCGATGAGGCGACCAGTGCACTCGACAACGAATCTGAAGCGCTGGTGCAAGAGGCGCTGGAGATGCTCATGCAGGGGCGCACCACCTTCATCATTGCGCACCGCCTCTCGACGATCCGGAACGCTGAACGCATCCTGGTTTTGAACGCCGGAGAGATTGTGGAAGACGGAACCCATACGGAATTGATGAAAGCGGACGGCCTCTATCGAGAGCTGTACGAACTTCAGTACAGAAAGGAGCAGGTGGCTCGTGCGGAGCTGGTCTGA
- a CDS encoding ankyrin repeat domain-containing protein, which translates to MTTVLDHVCNGRWLDVRTFLEQSPPLGDPDASALLAELCYHGQPELVVFLLTLGANPDVPYHLHSASPHAYDLEPGTTAVGQTILGSVWGRYDTLSTLEALLSAGADANLHTFSGYTPLQLAIAFDRPAFAEALLRRGADPYRPSTDLDRPDAFVFAQDHPWARALLSSHQG; encoded by the coding sequence ATGACCACCGTCCTTGATCACGTGTGCAACGGGCGCTGGCTGGACGTCAGGACCTTCCTCGAACAATCGCCTCCGCTGGGTGATCCCGACGCCAGTGCGCTGCTGGCCGAACTGTGCTACCACGGGCAGCCTGAGCTGGTGGTTTTCCTGCTCACGCTGGGCGCGAATCCGGACGTGCCCTACCACCTGCACAGCGCTTCCCCGCACGCCTATGACCTGGAGCCCGGGACTACCGCCGTGGGCCAGACCATTCTGGGCTCGGTGTGGGGCCGATATGACACGCTCAGTACCCTCGAAGCGCTGTTGAGCGCCGGAGCGGACGCGAACCTGCACACCTTCTCCGGGTACACCCCGCTTCAGCTGGCAATCGCGTTTGACCGTCCCGCATTCGCTGAGGCGTTGCTGCGCCGCGGCGCGGATCCGTACCGGCCCTCAACCGACCTTGACCGGCCGGACGCTTTCGTATTTGCACAAGATCACCCGTGGGCCAGGGCACTTCTGAGCAGCCACCAGGGGTAA
- a CDS encoding DUF805 domain-containing protein gives MSFFRTHLVDVLRHDYVSFKGRVRRRDFWRFMLATAVVSLVLSAFQLVVREGTLLARIVEGVDLLVATAFLVPTLGMGARRLHDAGLSGWWQLLLAPLLLFVPWSAVTDPGVTVVWGPWWIVTAVLGWAGLLVLLMVDSVPHVNRWGASPKGAVPGDGTVNA, from the coding sequence ATGTCGTTCTTCCGGACGCACCTGGTGGACGTGCTGCGTCATGATTACGTGAGCTTTAAAGGACGCGTGCGCCGGCGTGACTTCTGGCGGTTCATGCTCGCGACGGCCGTGGTGTCGTTGGTGTTGAGCGCGTTTCAACTGGTGGTGCGCGAGGGCACCCTCCTGGCCCGAATTGTGGAGGGCGTAGACCTGCTGGTGGCCACGGCGTTCCTGGTGCCAACCTTGGGTATGGGCGCGCGGCGGCTGCATGACGCGGGGCTGAGTGGATGGTGGCAATTGCTGCTAGCTCCCCTGCTGCTGTTCGTGCCGTGGAGCGCAGTGACGGATCCAGGCGTGACGGTCGTCTGGGGGCCGTGGTGGATCGTGACGGCCGTACTGGGCTGGGCGGGCCTGCTGGTGCTGCTGATGGTGGACAGCGTCCCGCACGTGAACCGCTGGGGGGCCAGCCCGAAAGGAGCCGTACCGGGTGACGGGACCGTGAACGCCTGA